CCTATCCCTGGAGGACGGCCGCCTGGTGCTGGCGGTCCCCAACCAGTTTGCCCGGGACTGGGTGCTGGAGCGCTGCTCCACCGCCATCGTGGACTCCCTGCGGCGGGTGTTGGGTCACGACGTTCGCCTGGAAGTGGTGGTCGAACCGCAGCCGGCCCCGGCAGCCGGCCAGGTGGCGGCCACCACCGAAGCCGCCCTGGCACCGGGCACACCGGCGGGACCGGCCGCCGATGCCGGCTCGTCCTGGCGGACACTCTCCCAGCCGCTCAACCCCAAGTACACCTTCGAGACCTTCGTCACCGGCTCGGGCAACCGGCTGGCCCACGCCGCGGCCCTGGCCGTGGCGGAGGCGCCCGCGCGCACCTACAACCCGCTGTTCATCTACGGCGGGGTGGGGCTGGGCAAGACCCATCTGATGCAAGCCGTCGCCCACCACGTGCTGCGCAAGCATGGCAGCCGCGTGGCCTATGTGTCCTGCGAGACCTTCACCAACGAGATGATCAACGCCATACGCGACGGCAAGACCCTGGAGTTCCGCAACCGCTACCGGAACGTGGACGTGCTGCTGGTCGACGACATCCAGTTTCTGGCGGGGAAGGAAAGTACCCAGGAGGAGTTCTTCCACACCTTCAACGCCCTGCACGAGGCCAACCGCCAGATCGTCATCTCCAGCGACCGGCCGCCCAAGGAGATCCCCACCCTGGAGGAACGGCTGCGCTCTCGCTTCGAGTGGGGGCTGATTTCGGACATCCAGCCGCCCGACTTCGAGACGCGGGTCGCCATCCTGCGCAAGAAGGCCCAGCTGGAGAAGCTGCGGGTGCCCGACGACGTCATCGCCTTCATCGCGGAGCGCATCGACACCAACATCCGGGAGCTGGAAGGCGCCCTGATCCGGCTGGTGGCCTTCGCCTCGCTGACCAACCACGAGATCGACCTGGATCTGGCGGCCGAGGTGCTCAAAGACATCCTGCCCCCGCCGCGGGCCAACAAGGTCACCATCGCGCGGATCCAGGAGGTGGTGGCCGAGTACTACGGCGTCAAGGTGCGGGACCTCAAGGCCCGGCGCCGCACCCGGGCCATCGCCTTCCCGCGGCAGGTCGCCATGTACCTCTGCCGCGAGCTAACCGAGGCGTCCCTGCCCCGGATCGGGGAGGAATTCGGCGGCCGCGACCATACCACGGTGCTCCACGCCTACGAGAAGATCAGCCAGGATGTGCGCAACGATCCCCAGCTGGGCCGCCAGGTCAAGGAACTGATGGAGCTGATCCGCAAGGGCTGAGCTCCGTCCGCCCGCGCCGGCCGTCCCGGCCGCAACGGGCCCGGGGGCTGCAGCTCGCTGTGGCGTTCCTGTGGAAAGGCCGTGGACAAGGAGCCGCCTCCTGGGGACAAGGTGGGGAGCCATCGCAGGATCCCCGGCACGGCCGGGGAAAGTGTGGACAGAGGCGACGGGTTATCGACAGCTTGTCCCCCGTCACGACACGGTTCGACACCAGGGTCCGGCGGGCTTTTCCACAGTGCCCACAGGCCCTACTACAACTACGGCGAGGAGACCGATTACATTCTTTGAGGAGGAAGGCCACCTTGCGCCTGACCATCGACCAGAGCGACCTGCACGCGGCGCTGCAAGTGGCCAGCCGGGCCGTGGCCACACGGACCACCCTGGCGGCCCTCTCCGGGATCCTCCTGGTGGCCGAGCCCGAACAACTGCGCCTGGTGGCCACCGACCTGGAGATGACGATGGAGGCCCTGGCGCCCGCCCGGGTTCAGGAAGAAGGGTCCGTCATCCTGCCGGGCCGGCACCTGGCGGAGCTGGTTCGCCGGCTGCCGCCCGGAGAGGTCCAGCTGGAGGTCGATCCCGGCCACCGGGCCCGCCTGCTGCAGCACCGCTCCCGCTTCACCCTCCACGGCATGGATCCCGCGGCCTTTCCGGCCCTGCCCCGGGTCGGGGCGGGTAGCACGGTCCTGTTCGACAACGCGGTGATGCGCCACGTGTTGCGGCGCACCACCATGGCCGTTTCCACCGACGAGTCGCGCCCCATCCTGACCGGGGTGAGTTTCCGGGTGGAGGGCGACCGCCTGGAGGCGCTGGCGACCGACGGGTTCCGCATCGCCGCGTGCCGCGTCACCCTGGAGCGGCCCGTGGAGGGCCAGCCCGTGGACGCGGTGATCCCCGGCCGGAGTCTGGCCGAGGTGGCGCGGCTGCTGCCCGACGAGGGGATCGGCCGGCTGATCCTCGACGACACCCAGGCGGGATTCCAGCTGGGGGAGGTCCGGCTGATCTCGCGGCTCCTGGAAGGGACGTACCCGCGGGTCCTCGACCTGGTGCCGTCCCAGTACCCCACCCGGGTGCAGGTACCGACCCGGGCCTTCCAGGAAGCGTGCGAGCGGGCCGCCTTGCTGTCGGATACGCGCCAGGCGGCGCGCTGGCTGATCCGCCTGACCGTGGAGCCCGGGCGGCTGGTGGTCACGGCCAGCGACCCCGAGCTGGGCGAGGCCCGGGAGGAGGTTCCCGCCCAGGTGGACGGGGAGGGCATGACCATCGGGTTCAACGCCCGGTACCTGGTCGACGGGCTCAAGGCCATCGACAGCGACGAGGTCCTGTTTGAGCTGACCGACCCGCTCAAGGCCAGCCGGCTGCGGGGCGTAGCGAGCGACGACTTCTTCTACATCGTGCTGCCGGTCAAGATCAGCTGACCGCCCGCAGCCGGCGGCGGCCAGAGGCGGGTCGCGCCTGCCAGCCGTCCGCCCGCGGCCGGGGTGGAACCGGCCCCCGCCGGCACCCGGTCCGGGAACGGGCCAGGGAGGGAAGGCTGTGGTCATCCGGAGGGTGGTGCTGCGGCAGTTTCGCAGTTATGAACAGGCCACCCTGGAACTGAATTCCCGCCTGACCCTCCTGGCCGGTCCCAACGGCATCGGGAAGACCAACCTGCTGGAGGCGATCCATTTCGCCGCCACCGGCCGCTCACCCCGGACCACGCGGGACACGGACCTGATCCGGCACGGGGCGCCGCTGGCCTACGTGCGGGTGGAGTGGGACGACCCGGTGGCGGGCCGCCGGGTGGTGGAGATGGCCCTTCACCGCCAGCAGGGCAAGGCCCTGCGCCTGGACGGGCGCAAGCGCCAGCGGCTGGCGGATCTCCAGGGCGCGCTGCCCATCGTGTACTTCGCGCCGGAGAGCCTGGCCCTGGTCAAGGCGGGGCCCGCGGCCCGGCGCGGCTTCCTCGACGACCTGCTCGGCCAGCTGGTGCCGGGATACGCCCAGCTGTTGCACGACTACCAGCGGGTGCTGACCCAGCGCAACCAGCTGCTGCGGGAGATCCGTGCGGGCCGGGCCGCCGGCTCCCTGCTGGCCATCTGGGACGAGCCCCTCTACCGCCACGGCCAGGCCATCCGCCACCGCCGGCGGCAGCTTCTGGACGAGCTGGCCCCGCTGGCCGCGGCAGCGGCGGGCCGGGTGGCAGCGGGGGGCGCGGCGGGGGCCGGTGTGCTGGAGCTGGGTTACCTGGCCGCCGAACCCGACGGACTGGTGGAGGACGGCGCCGTTTCCTCGCCGGAAGGGCTGGCCGCCCTCCACCGGGAAGAGGTGGCCCGGGGGACTACCCTGTGGGGGCCCCAGCGGGACGACTTTGCCCTCTTCCTGGACGGCCAGGACGCCCGCGCCTTCGCCTCCCAGGGGCAGCAGCGGGCCCTGGCCCTGGCCCTGACCCTGGCGCAGGTCGAGCTCATCCACCGGCGGCTGGGCCGGTGGCCGGTGCTGCTGCTGGACGATGTGTTGTCGGAGCTGGATGGAAAGCGCCGGCGGTACCTGCTGGAGGCCGTCAGCGCCTTGCCTCAGGTGATCCTGACGGCCACCGAGCCGCCGGAATGGCCCGAGGGCACCAGCCCGCGGGTCATCCCGCTGCCGCTGGGGCCGGAAGGGGAAGCGGAACCGGGATGGCCGGGATGAGACGCCAGCCCGCCGCCAGGGACGCCGGAGCCATGGGCGGGCGAACAGGCGGGGAGGCCACGGAGGGCCGGGCAGCGGGACCGGCCCAGGCGCTGGGCCCCGTGCTGGAAGGGCTTTTGATGCGCCTGGGCCTGGCTACCCAGGCCCGGCGCTACCGGATCATGCATGAATGGGCCCGGGTGGTGGGGCCGGTGATCGCCGCCCGGGCCCGGCCCTACCGGCTCACCGGTGACGTGCTGTGGGTGGCCGTTCAGCACCCCGGCTGGGCCCAGGAGCTGTCCTTCCTGAAGGGAAAGATCGTGGCGGACTTGAACGCCGCCGCCGGTGTCCCGGTGATCCGGGACATTCGCTTCACCGCCGGGCCGCGGGGCCCACGCCGGGAGGCGCCTTCTGGGGTGCTTTCCGGCAGCTCCGCGTCGCGAAGGGAGGGGAGGGCTCCGGCCGGCCCGTCCGGCGGGGGGCCCGCCGGGGAACCGGGCGGGACGGACAACCGCCTGCCGTGGCCCGCCGATCCCGCACTGCAGGAGGCCGCCACGCGCTGGCTGGGTGCCGCCCGCTGGCGGCGAAGGTGGGCCCTGGAGCGGGGATGGCGGCCCTGCGGATCCTGCGGCAGCCTGTTCCCGCCGGGACCGGACGGCGACGATGCGGCCGGGGCCGGCCTCTGCCCGGCCTGCCGGGCGGCCCGGGAAGAGCGGCTGCGGCAGCAGGTGCGGGCTCTCCTTGAGCGGGATCCCTGGCTCACCTGCCCCCAGGTGGCCCAGACGCTGGGGGTTGGGCCGGAGGTGGTGGCCCGCCTTTACCGGGAGGAACGGGCAGCCCTCCAGGATCGCTGGCGGGCCCGGTTGCGGGCGCTGGCGGCCGGGCTCCGCCGCGGCGAGCCACCGCCGCCGGAGACCCGCTCGCTGCTCCTGCGCTACGTTCTCCTACGCACGGGGCGCGAACCGGGCGCCCTGACGGCGGAAGAGGCGCTGGCAGCGGTGGGGGCGAGGCTGGTACCCCTCTGGGAAGCCTGCTTCACCGGCAGCCTTCCCGGGGCGCGTACCGGCCCGGCCGGCAGTGCCCGCCGGCCGCTGGGCCGTGAGGCCGGTGGCCGGGATGCGGGCCAGAAGGGGCCGGCGGTTCCTCCCGACCACGGTCGTCCAGCCCGATCCAGACCCGGCAGCCGCCCGCGGCGGGCAGGCGCGGTGGGCGAGGAGCCGTATGAGGGAACGTAAGAAACGGGTACCTGCGGTACCCTGGAAGCGGGGGTTGGCCGTGTTCCTCCACATCGGGTCGGATGCGATCCTGCCCTATCGGGAGATCGTGGCCATCCTGGACGCGGAGCTCCTGCGCCACTCGCAGGCGGTGCACGACCTGGTGGTCCTGCAGCAGCTCGAAAAGCGGGTCACCGACCTTTCCGGCGGGCAGCCCCGCTCCATTGTGGTGGCCGACCGTGGCATCTTCCTCTCGCCGATCTCGGTGCTCACCTTGCGGCGGCGCGGCAACGTGCTGGTGAGCGAGGGCGCAGCCCCGGCCCGGTGAGGGGTGATGCCACCTCGGGCCGGTGGCGGCGCCGGCCGCCGGCGGCGGGAGGTCGAATCGCGCACCCATCCGGAGGCACCGGACGGGCACGGCCCGGCGCCGCTCCAATCCGGCCGCCCGCCTACGGCCGCCCGCCGCCCCGGCACGGCCGCGGACCCCGGCCCTCCGGCCGCCGCCGGAGTGCCAAACTATTCATGGTATAATCAACGCCGTGTCTACTGCCCGTTGGACCGCGCCGGCGGCCCTTTTCGCCGGCGACATCGTCCCCCAGCAAGGAGGCTTCGGCGTGGCGCGCACGGGTTACGACGAGAGCCAGATTCAGGTCCTTGAGGGCCTGGAAGCCGTTCGGCGGCGGCCGGGCATGTACATCGGCTCCACGGGGCCGAGGGGGCTCCACCACCTGATCTGGGAAGTGGTGGACAACGCCGTGGACGAAGCCCTGGCGGGCCGGTGCACGGCCATCACCGTGACCCTCCACGCCGACGGCAGCTGCAGCGTGCGCGACAACGGCGGCGGCATCCCCGTGGGCATCCACCCCAAGGTGGGCAAGCCCACGGTGGAAGTCGTCCTGACCATGCTTCACGCCGGCGGCAAGTTCGACGGGCAGGCCTACAAGGTCTCCGGCGGCCTCCACGGGGTGGGCGTCTCGGTGGTCAACGCCCTGTCGGAGTGGCTGGAGGTCGAAGTTCGCCGCGAGGGCCGGATCCACCGCCAGCGTTACCGGCGGGGCCAGCCGGAAACGGGCCTGGAGGTGGTGGGGACCACCGCCGCGGACGACACCGGCACCTACGTCCGGTTCAAGCCCGACCCCGAGATCTTCGAGGAGACGGAGTTCAAGTACGACGTGGTGGTGGGCCGGCTGCGGGAGATCGCCCTGCTCAACTCCGGCCTGTACATCGAGCTGCGGGACGAGCGCACGGGGGAGCGCAACCTGTTCCAGTTCATGGGCGGGCTGCGGTCCTTCGTGGCGCTGCTCAACCGGACCAAGGAGGCCCTGCACCCCGAGCCCATCAGCCACAAGGCGGAACGCGACGGGGTTGAGGTGGAGATGGCCCTGCAGTGGACCACCTCCTATGTGGAGACCCTGTACTCCTTTGCCAACACCATCCACACCCACGAGGGCGGCACCCACGAGGCCGGCTTCAAGATGGCCCTGACGCGGGTGGTCAACGATTACGCCCGCAAGGCGAACCTGCTGAAGAACGGGGACGAGAACCTCGCCGGCGACGACATCCGCGAGGGGCTGACGGCCGTCCTCAGCGTCAAGCTGCCCGAGCCCCAGTTCGAGGGCCAGACCAAGACCAAGCTGGGCAACTCGGAGGTCCGGGGCGTGGTCGACTCCGTCACCGGCGAGGCCCTGGCCACCTACTTTGAAGAAAACCCCCAGGTGGCGCGGCGGGTAGTGGAGAAGGCCATCACCGCCATGCGGGCCCGGGAGGCGGCCCGCAAGGCCCGGGAACTGACGCGGCGCAAGTCGGCCCTGGAGGTCACCGCCCTGCCGGGCAAGCTGACGGACTGCACGGTCCGCGATCCGGCCATGGCGGAGCTGTTCATTGTCGAGGGCGACTCGGCCGGCGGCTCGGCCAAGCAAGGGCGGGACCGGCGCTTCCAGGCGGTGTTGCCGCTGCGGGGCAAGATCCTCAACGTGGAAAAGGCGCGGCTGGACAAGATCCTGGCCCACGACGAGATCCGGGCACTGATCACCGCCATCGGCACGGGCATCGGCGACGAATTCGACATCCACCGGGCCCGGTACCACAAGATCATCCTGATGACCGATGCCGACGTGGACGGTGCCCACATCCGGACGCTGCTTCTGACGTTCTTCTTCCGGTACATGCGGCCGCTGATCGAAGCCGGCTACGTCTACATCGCCCAGCCGCCCCTGTACCTGGTACGGCAAGGCAAGGAAGAACACTACTTCTACGACGACGACCAGTTGGAGGCCTTCTTCCGCCAGGTGGGCAAGCGCATGCCCGCCCAGCGGTTCAAGGGCCTGGGCGAGATGAACGCCGAGCAGCTCTGGGAGACCACCATGAACCCGGAAACCCGGACGCTGCTCCAGGTCACCCTGGAAGACGCCATGGCCGCGGACCAGATCTTCTCCATCCTGATGGGAAGCCGGGTCGAGCCGCGGCGGGAGTTCATCGAGCAGTACGCCCGCAAGGTGCGGTTTCTGGACACCATCGGCTGACCCGGTAGGCCGGCGGAACCTGGCTGGCAGGACCCGCCGGTCCCCTGCGGCCCGGGCTGGCCAGCGGCTGAAGCGGGGGTGGCGCGCCGCGCCTCCGACAGCGCCGCGCAGGAGCGGTAGGTGCAGCGCGCCCTCGAGGATGGGCGCCCGGTAGGAGCGGCTGGCAGGAGCACAGGGTGCAGGCTCTTCGGGGCGGGGGATGGCACGGGCGGCGCGCCGGCCGCCGCCATGGCACGGGCTGCTGGCGCCCGCCCGGCTGCGTTCGTCCGGTGACGGTCCGGACCACCCCGGGGGATGAACCCACCGGCCCGCGGGCTGCGGCAACGGCGGCCCGGACGAGCCCGGCACGGAGGACGAGGAGCGACGCAATGGCAGAGTACACTCACGGCAAGATCCTCCCCGTCGACATCGAGGAGGAGATGAAACAGTCCTACATCGATTACGCGATGAGCGTGATCGTCAACCGGGCGCTGCCCGACGTGCGGGACGGCCTCAAGCCCGTCCACCGCCGCATCCTCTTCGCCATGCGGGAGGGGGGGAACACCCCCGACAAGCCCTTCAAGAAGTCCGCCCGCACCGTGGGTGACGTGCTGGGCAAGTACCATCCCCACGGCGATGCCGCCGTCTACGACGCCCTGGTGCGCATGGCCCAGGACTTCTCCATGCGCTACCCGCTGATCGAGGGCCATGGCAACTTCGGCTCCATCGACGGCGACCCCCCGGCGGCCATGCGCTACACCGAGGCCCGCCTGAGCCCCCTGGCCATGGAGCTCATGCGGGACCTGGACAAGGACACCGTCGACTTCGTCCCCAACTTCGACGAGACGGAGCAGGAGCCGGCCGTGTTGCCGGCGCGCTTCCCCAACCTGCTGGTCAACGGGGCCGCGGGCATCGCCGTGGGCATGGCGACCAACATCCCGCCCCACAACCTGCGGGAGGCCATCGACGGCGTCATCCACCTGATCGATCGTCCCGATGCCACCGATCGCGACCTGATGAAGGTGATCAAGGGGCCGGACTTCCCCACGGGCGGCATCATCGTGGGGCGGGAAGGCATTCGCCAGGCCTACACCACGGGCCGGGGCATCATCACCATCCGCGCCCACGCCCAGATCGAGACCGCGGCCAGCGGCAAGGCGCGCATCGTGGTCACCGAGATCCCCTACGAGGTCACCAAGAGCAAGATCATCGAAAAGATCGCCGAGCTGGTTCAGGAGCGGCGCATCGAGGGCATCACCGACTTGCGGGACGAGACGGACCGCTCGGGGCTGCGGGTGGTCATCGAGCTGGCCCGGGGCGCCAACCCCAACGTGATTCTCAACCAGCTGTACAAGTTCACCCCCATGCAGGTCAGCTACGGCATCATCCTGCTGGCCCTGGTGGACGGGCAGCCGCGGGTGCTCACCCTCAAGCAGCTCTTGCGCCACTACCTGGACCACCAGAAGGACGTGATCGTGCGCCGGACCCGGCACGACCTGGCCAAGGCCGAGGCCCGGGCCCACATCCTGGAAGGGCTGCGCATCGCCCTGGACCACATCGACACCGTGATCACCCTGATCCGCCAGTCGCGCACCGTCGACGAAGCCCGGGCCGGGCTGATGGAGAACTTCAACCTGACGGAGAAGCAGGCCCAGGCGATCCTGGACATGCGCCTGCAGCGGCTGACCGGCCTGGAACGGGAAAAGGTGGAGGAAGAGTACCAGGAGCTCTTGAAGGAGATCGAATACCTGCGGGCGGTCCTGAACTCGGAGAAGATGGTGCTGGACATCATCAAGCAGGAGCTGGGCGAGATCCGGGACCGCTTTGGCGACGACCGGCGCACGCGCATCGTCGCCGGTGCCGCCGAGTTCGAGGTGGAGGACCTGATCGCCGAGGAGGACGTGGTGATCACCCTGACCCACCGCGGCTACATCAAGCGGCTGCCCGTGGACACGTACCGCAGCCAGCGCCGCGGCGGCCGGGGCATCACCGGCATCCAGACCCGGGAGGAGGACTTCGTCTCCCAGCTCTTCATCGCCACCACCCACGAGAACCTGCTCTTCTTCACCAACCGGGGCAAGGTCTATCACCGCCGCGTGCACGAGGTGCCCGAGGCCAGCCGCACGGCCCGGGGCACGGCGGTGGTGAACCTGATCGAGATCGGGCAGGACGAACAGGTGACCGCCGTCATCCCCGTGCGGGATTTCGGGGAGGACCGCGACCTGCTGATGTGCACCCGGCGCGGGGTGGTCAAGCGGACGGCCCTGGCCGAGTTCGGCCACATCCGCCGCGGCGGGCTCATCGCCCTGTCCCTGGATCCGGGCGACGAGCTGGTGGCGGTCCAGCTCACCGACGGCCGCGGCGACGTCCTGCTGCTTACCCGGCAGGGTCAGGCCATCCGCTTCCCGGTGGCGGAGGTCCGCACCATGGGCCGGACCGCCCGCGGCGTGATGGGCATTCGCCTGGAAGAGGGCGATGAGGTGGTGGGCATGGAGGTGGCCGACGACGAGGCCCACCTGCTGGTGATCACCGACCGGGGCTACGGCAAGCGCACGCCCGTCCGGGAGTTCCGGGCCCAGGGACGCGGGGGCAAGGGGATCCGGGCCATCACCCTGACGGCCCGCAACGGGCAGGTGGCCGGCTTCGAGGTGGTGCGGCCGGGTGAGGAGGTCATGCTGATCTCCCAGGGCGGGATCGTGCTGCGGGTCCCCGTGGACCAGGTGTCGATCCAGGGCCGGGCGGCCCAGGGGGTCACGGTGATGCGCCTGGAGCCGGGCGATCGGGTCTCCGCCGTGGCCACCGTGGCCCAGCGGGGAGATTGAGAGGTCCCCATGCGGCAACCCGCCCCCAATCCCGGTAGCCAGCCCGTGGCTCCGGACCAACCGGCGGACGAACAGGCGGGGGAGAGGCGATGAACCAGGATCCCACCAGGCCCCAACCGGCTGCGGCCGCACCGGGCCAGCCCGCCGAGCCCAGGGCCGGCGGGACGGCCGGGCTGCTGCCGGAGGGCAAGTTGCCGGCCGCGCTGCTGGAAAAGCTGGTTCTTCCGCGGACGGGGATGCAGCGGCGCGAGGTGGTGCTGGCCGCGGCCCCGGGGGAAGACGCGGCCGCCCTCGACCTGGGGGGCGACCTGTGCGTGGCGGCCAGCGACCCGATCACCGGTGCGGGCCACCACGCCGGCTGGCTGGCGGTGCACGTCAATTGCAACGACGTGGCCGCCACCGGGGCCGAACCGGTGGCCGTGCTCCTCACCATCCTCCTGCCGCCGGGCGCGCCCCAGGCGATGCTGGAAGAGCTGATGGCCGGGGCCCACGCCGCGGCCCGGGAGGTGGGTTGCCAGATCGCCGGCGGGCACACCGAGGTGACCCCCGGCTTGGCCCAGCCCCTGGTGGTGGCCACGGCCCTGGGCCGCACGCCGCCGGCAGGCCTGATGCCCAGCGGAGGCGCCCGGCCGGGCGACGTGCTGCTGCTCACCAAGTGGGCGGGCCTGGAGGGAACGGCCATCCTGGCCGCTGACTGCCGCCAGGCCCTGCGGGACCGGGGCGTGGCCGAGCCGGTGCTGGAGGCAGCGGCCGGCCTGGGGCGCTGGCTCAGCATCGTGCCCGAGGCCCGGGTGGCCGCGCGGCGCGGCGCCCATGCCATGCATGACGTCACCGAAGGGGGCGTGCTGGGCGCCGTCTGGGAGATGATCGCTGCCGCCCGGCAGTTCCAGGGCGAGCTGGTGGGCTGCGTGGTGGAAACCGCCGCCATCCCCGTGCGCGATGAGACGCGGGTCATCTGCGCCGCCGCGGGGATCGATCCGCTGCGGCTCATCGGCTCGGGAGCCTTGCTGGTGGCGGCACCGCCGGACCTGGCCGCGGAGCTGCAGGCGGCATGGCAGGAAGCGGGCATCCCGGCGGCAGCCATCGGCCGGGTGACCGGAGACGGGCGGCTGCGCCGGGTCGGCCCCGGCGGGCAGGAAGGGGAGCTGGAGCCGCCCGGGACCGACGCCCTGTGGGCCGCGCGGGCGCGGCTGTCCTGACGGCAGGCCGGCCCGGCCGGCCGGTGAACCCGCCGGGGTGCCGGGGTGGGGCGGTGCCCCGCCCGTCGCAAGCGAAGGGGGAACAGTCGTTGCTGGACCTGCGCTTTGTACGCCAGCATCCGGAAGTGGTGCGGGAAGCCCTGCGCCGGCGGCGCCTGGATGCGGCGGACCTTGACGCCCTGCTGGAGGCTGACGCCCGCTGGCGCCAGCACCTGCAGCGGCTGGAGGAATTGCGGGCCCGCCGCAACGAGACTTCCGAGGCCATCGGGCGCTTGCGCCGTGAAGGGGCCGATGCCTCGGAACTCATTGCCGCCATGCGCCAGGTGGGCGACACCATCAAGGAACTGGAAGAGCAGGTTCGCCAGCTGGAGCAGGAGATCCAGGACCGGCTGCTGCGTTTGCCCATGATTCCGGACCCCGAGGTGCCCGACGGCGACGACGCCGGCGACAACGTGGAGGTACGCCGTTGGGGCACGCCGCCGGAGTTCGGCTTCGAGCCCAGGGCCCACTGGGATCTGGGACCCGCCCTGGGGATCCTGGACTTCGAGCGCGCCGCCAAGATCACCGGCGCACGCTTCACCGTCTTTCGCGGCCTGGGCGCGCGGCTGGTGCGGGCACTGATCCAGTTCATGCTGGACCTGCACACCCGGGAGCACGGCTACACCGAGGTGTTGCCGCCCTTTCTGGTCCACCGCCAGAGCATGATCGGCACCGGCCAGCTGCCCAAGTTCGAGGAGGACGCCTTCCGGGTGGCCGATTCGGACTTCTATCTGGTCCCCACGGCGGAGGTGCCCGTCACCAACCTCTACCGGGACGAGATCCTGGACGCGGGCCAGCTGCCGATCTACCACGTGGCGTACACGCCCTGCTTCCGCGCCGAGGCGGGGTCGGCCGGGCGTGACACCCGCGGGCTGATCCGCCAGCACCAGTTCGACAAGGTGGAGCTGGTGAAGTTCGTCCACCCCGAATGGTCGCCGGAGGAACACGAGAAGCTGGTGGCCGATGCCGAGGCGGTGCTGCAACGCCTGGGCCTCCCGTACCGGGTCGTTCTGATCTGTACGGGTGACATGGGCTTTGCCCAGGCCCGGCAGTACGACCTGGAGGTCTGGATGCCCAGCTACGGGCGTTACGTGGAGATCTCGTCCTGCAGCAACTACCGCGACTACCAGGCGCGCCGGGCGAACATCCGCTTCCGTCCCGAACCCGGGGCGCGGCCGCAGTTCGTCCACACCCTCAACGGGTCGGGCCTGGCCGTGGGGCGCACCCTGGCCGCCCTGCTGGAAAACTACCAGCAGGCCGATGGCAGCGTGGTGATCCCGCCCGCCCTGCGCCCGTACGTGGGGGTTGAAGTGCTCCGGGCGTGATAGGCGGAGCGGGCGCGCGAAGCCTGGGCTCGTGCGGCAGGCGTCCGTGCGACAGGCGCGCGTGCGGCAGGCGCCCGGCGCCGCCCCGGGCGAAGCAGGTACGGGGCAGCGCCCTGGGCTCCCGTGGCTCCATCCCGCGCCCCCGCGGCTCCATACCGTGTTACAATTCTGAATGTCTCCGGTCTGGATGTCTCCGGATGTCCGGAAGGGTGGCGGAGTGGTTGAACGCGGCGGTCTTGAAAACCGCTGTGGGCCTCGGGCCCACCGTGGGTTCGAATCCCACCCCTTCCGCAGGACTTGTTCCCGCGCGAACGGCCCGCCGGCGGGCCGGGCAAAGGCGGGATCCCGCGCCGCGCCGTCCAGGCCGCGCTTGCCAGGCCGGCCCAGCCGGTGGTGACCACCAAGCTCTTACCCGACGCGGGTGCCGATCAAGATCAGCGCCACGCCTC
This is a stretch of genomic DNA from Thermaerobacter sp. PB12/4term. It encodes these proteins:
- the gyrB gene encoding DNA topoisomerase (ATP-hydrolyzing) subunit B — its product is MARTGYDESQIQVLEGLEAVRRRPGMYIGSTGPRGLHHLIWEVVDNAVDEALAGRCTAITVTLHADGSCSVRDNGGGIPVGIHPKVGKPTVEVVLTMLHAGGKFDGQAYKVSGGLHGVGVSVVNALSEWLEVEVRREGRIHRQRYRRGQPETGLEVVGTTAADDTGTYVRFKPDPEIFEETEFKYDVVVGRLREIALLNSGLYIELRDERTGERNLFQFMGGLRSFVALLNRTKEALHPEPISHKAERDGVEVEMALQWTTSYVETLYSFANTIHTHEGGTHEAGFKMALTRVVNDYARKANLLKNGDENLAGDDIREGLTAVLSVKLPEPQFEGQTKTKLGNSEVRGVVDSVTGEALATYFEENPQVARRVVEKAITAMRAREAARKARELTRRKSALEVTALPGKLTDCTVRDPAMAELFIVEGDSAGGSAKQGRDRRFQAVLPLRGKILNVEKARLDKILAHDEIRALITAIGTGIGDEFDIHRARYHKIILMTDADVDGAHIRTLLLTFFFRYMRPLIEAGYVYIAQPPLYLVRQGKEEHYFYDDDQLEAFFRQVGKRMPAQRFKGLGEMNAEQLWETTMNPETRTLLQVTLEDAMAADQIFSILMGSRVEPRREFIEQYARKVRFLDTIG
- the gyrA gene encoding DNA gyrase subunit A, which gives rise to MAEYTHGKILPVDIEEEMKQSYIDYAMSVIVNRALPDVRDGLKPVHRRILFAMREGGNTPDKPFKKSARTVGDVLGKYHPHGDAAVYDALVRMAQDFSMRYPLIEGHGNFGSIDGDPPAAMRYTEARLSPLAMELMRDLDKDTVDFVPNFDETEQEPAVLPARFPNLLVNGAAGIAVGMATNIPPHNLREAIDGVIHLIDRPDATDRDLMKVIKGPDFPTGGIIVGREGIRQAYTTGRGIITIRAHAQIETAASGKARIVVTEIPYEVTKSKIIEKIAELVQERRIEGITDLRDETDRSGLRVVIELARGANPNVILNQLYKFTPMQVSYGIILLALVDGQPRVLTLKQLLRHYLDHQKDVIVRRTRHDLAKAEARAHILEGLRIALDHIDTVITLIRQSRTVDEARAGLMENFNLTEKQAQAILDMRLQRLTGLEREKVEEEYQELLKEIEYLRAVLNSEKMVLDIIKQELGEIRDRFGDDRRTRIVAGAAEFEVEDLIAEEDVVITLTHRGYIKRLPVDTYRSQRRGGRGITGIQTREEDFVSQLFIATTHENLLFFTNRGKVYHRRVHEVPEASRTARGTAVVNLIEIGQDEQVTAVIPVRDFGEDRDLLMCTRRGVVKRTALAEFGHIRRGGLIALSLDPGDELVAVQLTDGRGDVLLLTRQGQAIRFPVAEVRTMGRTARGVMGIRLEEGDEVVGMEVADDEAHLLVITDRGYGKRTPVREFRAQGRGGKGIRAITLTARNGQVAGFEVVRPGEEVMLISQGGIVLRVPVDQVSIQGRAAQGVTVMRLEPGDRVSAVATVAQRGD
- a CDS encoding AIR synthase family protein, which produces MNQDPTRPQPAAAAPGQPAEPRAGGTAGLLPEGKLPAALLEKLVLPRTGMQRREVVLAAAPGEDAAALDLGGDLCVAASDPITGAGHHAGWLAVHVNCNDVAATGAEPVAVLLTILLPPGAPQAMLEELMAGAHAAAREVGCQIAGGHTEVTPGLAQPLVVATALGRTPPAGLMPSGGARPGDVLLLTKWAGLEGTAILAADCRQALRDRGVAEPVLEAAAGLGRWLSIVPEARVAARRGAHAMHDVTEGGVLGAVWEMIAAARQFQGELVGCVVETAAIPVRDETRVICAAAGIDPLRLIGSGALLVAAPPDLAAELQAAWQEAGIPAAAIGRVTGDGRLRRVGPGGQEGELEPPGTDALWAARARLS
- the serS gene encoding serine--tRNA ligase → MLDLRFVRQHPEVVREALRRRRLDAADLDALLEADARWRQHLQRLEELRARRNETSEAIGRLRREGADASELIAAMRQVGDTIKELEEQVRQLEQEIQDRLLRLPMIPDPEVPDGDDAGDNVEVRRWGTPPEFGFEPRAHWDLGPALGILDFERAAKITGARFTVFRGLGARLVRALIQFMLDLHTREHGYTEVLPPFLVHRQSMIGTGQLPKFEEDAFRVADSDFYLVPTAEVPVTNLYRDEILDAGQLPIYHVAYTPCFRAEAGSAGRDTRGLIRQHQFDKVELVKFVHPEWSPEEHEKLVADAEAVLQRLGLPYRVVLICTGDMGFAQARQYDLEVWMPSYGRYVEISSCSNYRDYQARRANIRFRPEPGARPQFVHTLNGSGLAVGRTLAALLENYQQADGSVVIPPALRPYVGVEVLRA